CTTGTATGAGGAGGCGGTATACAGAGGTGACGATCGGGTTTCTAGTACTGTATTCCCCAGTGTCCAAATCACAGTCTCCGATATCCTCTCAACCTGAGTAGTTGCTTTGTGCCCATACTCTCAGGTAATGCTCATGGCTTATTCTCAAGCCCTGATTTCGTGATCATCAGAACCCGTCGGGTAATTTAGCCTAACAAAACTGTCATATCGGCAAGGTCTCTGAAGGTAGGTACCTGGATGTTCTGATTTATCAATGCTTGTTGGGTGTCTTTTCCTCGTCCAGTTAGTACCAACACGGGTTGACAACCAGCATTTTGAGCACATTCAATATCGCTAGGGGCATCGCCAACGAAGAAAGACTGGGACAAATCGATGTGATACTGTTCCGCGGCCTGCAACACAAGTTGAGGAGAGGGTTTACGGCAAGAGCAGCGATCGCTAGGGGTATGGGGACAAATCAAAATGTCGTGAAATGTAACATTATCTCGCTGATAGTATGCCTGCATTCGTTGGTGGACTGCTGCGACATCTTCAGTGGTGAAATAACCCCGTCCAATTCCTGACTGATTAGTGATAACAATTAGCAAATACCCTGCTTGTTGCCATTGCCGCAGTGCTTGACCTGCACCAGGCAATGTCACTACTTGATCAGCATGGCTAAGATAGGGCACATAGTTAATCAGCACACCATCTCGATCTAGAAACAGTCCCTTGTGTTTCATTGCTACTCAACTACAACGCACCACTCGTACAGATTGTAGGTAACGCAGTGGTTCTGTACCAACGGGTCTTGGGCGACGATCGCCTCTGCATCTTCCCGCGACGCTGCCTCAAACACTAACATGCCGCCTCCTCGTTGTTTCCAATATCCCGAACGAGCCTTATGTCCTTTGGCAATTAGTGTCTTCACATAGGCAATATGATCGGGCACATACTGATCAAACGTAGCCTTATCTACAATGCCCACTTCAATCTTGGCAAACCAAGGCATACTATTCTCTTCCGTTGTAAACTAAGGTCTGCTTTAAGGCTAGCGATAAGTGTTGGCTA
Above is a window of Cyanobacteriota bacterium DNA encoding:
- a CDS encoding HAD family hydrolase, whose amino-acid sequence is MKHKGLFLDRDGVLINYVPYLSHADQVVTLPGAGQALRQWQQAGYLLIVITNQSGIGRGYFTTEDVAAVHQRMQAYYQRDNVTFHDILICPHTPSDRCSCRKPSPQLVLQAAEQYHIDLSQSFFVGDAPSDIECAQNAGCQPVLVLTGRGKDTQQALINQNIQVPTFRDLADMTVLLG
- a CDS encoding YciI family protein, which codes for MPWFAKIEVGIVDKATFDQYVPDHIAYVKTLIAKGHKARSGYWKQRGGGMLVFEAASREDAEAIVAQDPLVQNHCVTYNLYEWCVVVE